One genomic window of Methanomassiliicoccales archaeon includes the following:
- a CDS encoding FtsX-like permease family protein: MLIILIASLRPSIFIRMGLHNITRRKAHTALVIGALMIATAMISSSLVTSDSLDFYIRETSYLNSDLMDEYISSPGGGFFDFGVYNGISQDQEIRALTDGISPQIMFQGISVFNPRTGLTSPSSTVVGFDSALDQEFGEFAIPSGDRYGEDLGDDEIIINSMLSERIGAQVGDSLEVYYIIPPSLDGIPEINGIIPTLPGRQTPSEEETSMQEGMAEIRSIQFNVKSISSDAGKAAMFGTPNLFLKIESAWEMYQTNDFEYNFIKVSNNGGMIDSVVLTDQVTTEIERVLDNFIENDPVNAVLGSLVITDYKRNQLDLADFAAENFGDFLLLMSMFAVTAGVILIVNIFVMLAEERKRELGISRAIGLKRIHLTRIFTFEGLGYTFPASIIGALLGILIAYMLITSMNSIMGVEGGESLPFYFFLSSLVLSIVLGTLVSIATILLVSRKISKLNIVRAIREIEEPVLKKGTNTTIGYGLFLAILGNLITYVYYFHYDYYLLLITGSILVIAGAAMIVRREVRPEIVYSIAGVLIFLYALWTLFNVTYEGTDAILAFVFIGLILCFSAVVILVFNSRIIVSGVSRLFSFSPSSKAISQIAVGYSLQKRFRTGMTIAMFTLVLFLVTMTSIFTSSFVVSDITEEAGGYDIVSTTSLSVENLENVTVIREGEVEEIDSEVIRNDVEYIESIRSFYFMGNLQKNGEDVPSYGPPYYGIFGIEDDFKDHTKWNLESIHPEYSTEDEVWAALQEDDSLVIISSGTASTHIPILVGDIVTLPSHVVDSSVELRVIGIVKETLLNGLFIAKSSMGTIFPHLIDNNLFLVNLKDGVLLESSVEKMNTDFRSIGMEAQSIEKVLIDSKKQMEDIMQMFSIFLSLGLLIGVASLGVLAYRAVFERKRIIGMLRSIGYQRSMISKSFLVEVLFITSLGVLLGIFVGFTCAYGIWYTAMAELDVPFVFPWETLLIIVGIVYLAAILCTVAPSRMASRIPPAEAFRDMG; encoded by the coding sequence GTGCTGATCATCCTGATCGCTAGCCTTCGACCCAGCATCTTCATTAGAATGGGCCTACACAACATCACCCGGAGAAAGGCTCACACTGCCCTGGTGATTGGGGCGCTCATGATTGCAACAGCCATGATCTCTAGCTCCCTGGTAACCAGCGATTCTCTTGATTTCTACATCAGGGAGACTAGCTATCTGAACTCGGATCTGATGGACGAGTACATCTCCTCTCCAGGAGGTGGTTTCTTCGATTTCGGGGTCTACAATGGCATCTCGCAGGACCAAGAGATCAGGGCGTTGACCGATGGCATCTCTCCCCAGATCATGTTCCAAGGCATCTCTGTTTTCAATCCAAGGACCGGGTTGACTAGTCCCTCTTCGACCGTGGTGGGATTCGATTCCGCCTTGGACCAGGAATTCGGTGAGTTTGCCATTCCATCGGGTGATCGCTACGGGGAAGACCTCGGTGATGATGAGATCATAATCAATTCAATGCTGTCGGAGCGGATCGGCGCTCAGGTAGGTGACTCTCTTGAGGTCTACTACATCATCCCTCCGAGCTTGGACGGCATTCCGGAGATCAATGGGATCATTCCCACCTTGCCAGGAAGGCAAACCCCATCAGAGGAAGAGACATCGATGCAGGAGGGGATGGCCGAGATAAGGTCGATCCAGTTCAATGTCAAATCCATATCATCTGATGCAGGTAAGGCGGCCATGTTTGGAACTCCCAATCTATTCCTCAAGATAGAATCGGCTTGGGAAATGTACCAGACCAATGACTTCGAATACAACTTCATCAAGGTCTCCAACAACGGGGGCATGATTGACTCAGTTGTTCTGACCGACCAGGTTACCACTGAGATCGAGAGAGTGCTCGACAACTTCATAGAGAACGATCCCGTAAACGCGGTTCTTGGATCACTCGTCATAACTGACTACAAGAGAAACCAGCTGGATCTTGCCGATTTTGCCGCCGAGAACTTCGGTGATTTTCTTCTACTCATGTCTATGTTCGCCGTTACCGCAGGCGTCATACTGATCGTGAACATCTTCGTGATGCTTGCCGAGGAGCGCAAGCGTGAACTCGGAATATCAAGGGCCATCGGTCTGAAGAGAATCCATCTCACCAGGATCTTCACCTTTGAAGGTCTGGGTTACACCTTCCCGGCGTCGATCATCGGAGCACTGCTGGGCATCCTGATAGCATACATGCTCATCACCTCTATGAACTCCATAATGGGGGTCGAGGGCGGCGAAAGCCTTCCGTTCTACTTCTTCCTCTCGAGTCTAGTACTTTCCATAGTGCTGGGTACCCTGGTATCAATCGCCACCATATTGTTGGTTTCACGAAAAATATCGAAACTGAATATCGTGAGGGCGATAAGGGAGATAGAGGAACCAGTCTTGAAGAAGGGGACCAACACCACAATTGGTTATGGTCTGTTCCTCGCAATACTGGGAAATCTGATCACCTATGTGTACTATTTCCATTACGACTATTATCTCCTCCTCATAACAGGCTCCATACTGGTCATTGCTGGGGCCGCAATGATAGTGAGGAGGGAGGTCCGTCCGGAGATTGTCTATTCCATCGCAGGTGTATTGATCTTCCTCTATGCACTTTGGACACTTTTCAACGTTACTTACGAAGGAACAGATGCAATACTGGCATTCGTCTTTATTGGGCTCATCCTATGCTTCAGCGCAGTAGTAATTCTCGTTTTCAACTCACGGATCATCGTTTCTGGGGTCTCAAGGTTGTTCTCCTTCAGCCCCAGTTCCAAGGCCATCTCGCAGATAGCTGTCGGTTACTCGCTCCAGAAGCGGTTCAGGACTGGTATGACCATCGCTATGTTCACATTGGTCCTATTCCTCGTCACCATGACTTCGATTTTCACCTCGTCCTTCGTTGTTTCCGATATTACCGAGGAGGCAGGCGGGTACGATATCGTTTCCACCACATCATTGAGTGTTGAGAATCTTGAGAATGTCACTGTGATCCGGGAAGGGGAGGTCGAGGAGATCGATTCCGAGGTGATCAGGAATGATGTCGAGTACATAGAGTCGATCAGAAGCTTTTATTTCATGGGAAATCTGCAGAAGAACGGTGAGGACGTACCATCCTACGGTCCACCGTATTATGGAATATTTGGTATAGAGGACGATTTCAAGGATCATACGAAATGGAACTTGGAGAGCATCCATCCAGAATACAGTACCGAGGACGAGGTCTGGGCGGCACTCCAAGAGGATGACTCACTTGTCATCATAAGCTCCGGTACTGCCAGCACTCACATACCCATCTTAGTAGGTGACATTGTGACGCTTCCTTCCCACGTGGTGGACTCCTCTGTTGAACTGAGAGTGATTGGAATCGTTAAAGAGACACTTCTCAACGGACTGTTCATCGCAAAGAGCAGCATGGGGACGATATTCCCTCATCTTATCGACAACAACCTGTTCCTGGTCAATCTCAAAGATGGAGTTCTACTGGAATCATCAGTGGAAAAGATGAACACCGATTTCAGGTCGATCGGAATGGAGGCCCAGTCAATTGAGAAGGTGCTAATCGATTCAAAGAAGCAGATGGAGGATATCATGCAGATGTTCTCCATTTTCCTTTCTCTTGGCCTGCTCATAGGTGTAGCCTCACTTGGAGTGCTTGCATATCGGGCGGTCTTTGAACGAAAGAGAATCATAGGAATGCTGCGATCGATAGGATATCAGAGGTCAATGATATCGAAATCATTCCTGGTGGAGGTGCTTTTCATCACTTCGCTCGGAGTGCTACTGGGCATCTTTGTTGGATTCACCTGTGCCTACGGCATCTGGTACACTGCCATGGCTGAACTTGATGTGCCATTCGTGTTTCCTTGGGAAACCCTTCTCATAATCGTCGGTATCGTCTATCTCGCCGCAATCCTTTGCACTGTTGCACCATCCAGGATGGCATCGCGCATTCCCCCCGCAGAGGCATTCAGAGACATGGGCTGA
- a CDS encoding ABC transporter ATP-binding protein: MDPDEEKPKPTDLVENSPIIRSIGVEKIYDTGEVRVHALRGLDLEISRGEMVAVMGPSGCGKTTLLNCLSGIDEIDDGKILIEDKDISKMSDRERTEYRAKKMGFIFQSYNLLPVLSALENVQLPLLVSGVNVKASKEKAMNALEVVGLKDWAKHKPSELSGGQQQRVAIARSLVNDPVIVWADEPTGNLDKENTVQIMKLLSTLNKEKNQTYVVVTHDPLVSGMADRIVRMENGRIVE; encoded by the coding sequence ATGGACCCCGACGAGGAGAAACCCAAACCAACCGATTTAGTGGAAAACAGCCCCATCATACGCTCAATAGGTGTCGAGAAGATCTACGACACGGGCGAGGTAAGGGTTCACGCCCTGAGAGGTTTGGACCTCGAGATAAGTAGGGGGGAGATGGTTGCAGTGATGGGACCATCTGGATGCGGAAAGACAACCCTCCTCAACTGCCTTTCCGGGATCGACGAGATCGATGATGGAAAGATACTGATCGAGGACAAGGATATATCCAAGATGAGCGATAGGGAGAGGACAGAGTATAGGGCAAAGAAGATGGGGTTCATTTTCCAATCGTATAATCTTCTTCCCGTACTCTCAGCCCTTGAGAATGTCCAGCTTCCTCTACTGGTATCAGGGGTCAATGTCAAGGCTTCAAAGGAGAAGGCCATGAATGCCCTAGAAGTAGTCGGTCTCAAAGATTGGGCCAAGCACAAGCCCAGCGAGCTCTCAGGGGGTCAACAGCAGAGGGTGGCAATTGCCCGCTCTCTCGTCAACGACCCAGTGATAGTATGGGCAGACGAGCCAACTGGGAACCTTGACAAGGAAAATACCGTGCAGATCATGAAATTACTCTCCACCCTCAACAAAGAGAAGAATCAGACGTACGTGGTGGTGACCCATGATCCTCTGGTGAGCGGAATGGCGGACCGGATAGTGCGCATGGAGAATGGCAGGATAGTGGAATGA
- a CDS encoding CBS domain-containing protein: MSNDIPRSRARIESIERRLTRIFSLDIRDYFKKWIPLGIMMGLVGGLGAMAFEFLLELIWSSFYETVAVPWYLIVFIPAVGGVIMGFLVSYMAPEAEGPGQDNVVNALHHTGGKVRPIVAPVKLVASALTIGTGGSAGREGPISQITAGLANFVADRFKLSRSDLRILVISGMAAGMSAVFKAPLGAAIFAIEIPYKNDLESSAVVPAMVSSAVAYLVFVPFYGVEPLFSFPDVNIFLSAEVFPLTILTGFVLGLVGLGFIQLRNRMSRFFKELTLPLYFRAGLGGLMVGIIGLSIPGVLGLSEGIIQDLIDGAITSILVLLAILVGKIVATSLTVGSGGSGGVFFPSLVIGGTVGGAIGVLSGLDITPILVVVGMGSMMAGVTKTPIASSIMLTEMVGGVSVLIPLMISSIISYTVTGSRTIYESQITQHSFTLDISMLSKVRVGDVMEGNVIIIQEDENLAEIIAKVRDNPHYLYPAIDSNGKMVGMAPMDLIEKEFSSSPESSLRKVIQTHYDTIPSDKEALEAFDIMNSKQISRMIVVSPMDNKKIVGIITRRDLMDTLERLDERHHEF; the protein is encoded by the coding sequence ATGAGCAATGATATCCCAAGAAGCAGGGCTCGTATCGAGAGTATAGAGAGAAGGTTGACCCGCATCTTCTCATTGGATATTCGCGACTATTTCAAGAAATGGATTCCGTTGGGCATAATGATGGGACTGGTGGGAGGACTGGGGGCGATGGCCTTCGAGTTCCTTCTGGAATTGATCTGGTCCTCCTTTTACGAGACCGTTGCGGTGCCTTGGTACCTGATCGTGTTTATTCCCGCTGTCGGAGGGGTAATCATGGGCTTCTTGGTCTCCTATATGGCACCTGAGGCTGAAGGCCCTGGTCAGGATAACGTGGTCAACGCTCTACATCATACTGGGGGCAAGGTGCGGCCAATTGTGGCTCCGGTAAAGTTGGTGGCTTCAGCCTTGACGATCGGAACCGGAGGGAGCGCTGGAAGAGAGGGTCCAATATCCCAGATCACTGCGGGTCTGGCAAACTTCGTGGCCGACAGGTTCAAACTAAGCCGTTCGGACCTCAGGATACTGGTTATCAGCGGAATGGCGGCGGGAATGTCCGCCGTGTTCAAGGCACCGCTTGGGGCTGCAATTTTCGCCATAGAGATACCCTATAAGAACGACTTGGAGAGTAGTGCAGTGGTTCCTGCGATGGTCTCCAGTGCGGTTGCATACCTGGTGTTCGTTCCATTCTATGGCGTGGAGCCTCTTTTTAGCTTCCCAGATGTCAATATATTCCTTTCCGCAGAGGTCTTCCCGCTAACGATACTCACCGGTTTCGTTTTGGGATTGGTAGGATTGGGATTCATCCAGCTCCGAAACCGGATGAGCAGATTCTTCAAGGAATTGACACTTCCCCTGTACTTCCGAGCGGGTCTGGGGGGCCTGATGGTCGGCATCATCGGTTTATCGATCCCCGGTGTGCTTGGACTTAGCGAGGGTATAATACAGGATCTGATAGACGGCGCCATCACATCGATATTGGTACTATTGGCTATCCTTGTGGGGAAGATCGTGGCAACCTCCCTCACCGTCGGCTCTGGCGGTAGCGGGGGCGTATTCTTTCCCTCGCTGGTCATAGGTGGTACGGTTGGGGGAGCGATCGGTGTCCTTTCAGGTTTAGACATCACACCCATCCTGGTCGTTGTGGGCATGGGATCGATGATGGCAGGTGTGACTAAGACACCAATCGCCTCCTCGATAATGTTGACGGAGATGGTTGGCGGGGTGTCGGTCCTCATTCCGCTCATGATATCCTCCATCATAAGCTACACGGTCACTGGCTCTCGCACCATATACGAGAGCCAGATAACGCAGCATTCCTTCACTCTGGACATCTCAATGCTTAGCAAGGTGAGGGTGGGAGATGTCATGGAAGGAAACGTGATCATAATTCAAGAGGATGAAAATCTGGCAGAGATCATAGCCAAAGTGAGGGACAATCCTCATTATCTTTACCCGGCAATCGATTCAAATGGAAAAATGGTGGGGATGGCTCCCATGGACCTCATCGAAAAAGAATTCTCGAGTTCACCTGAATCGTCCCTGAGGAAAGTCATCCAGACTCATTACGACACCATTCCTTCGGACAAGGAGGCTCTGGAAGCGTTTGACATCATGAACTCCAAGCAGATTTCGAGAATGATAGTCGTGTCACCCATGGATAACAAGAAGATCGTCGGAATCATTACCAGACGCGATCTAATGGACACCCTGGAGCGTCTTGATGAGAGACATCACGAATTCTGA